From one Macaca nemestrina isolate mMacNem1 chromosome 5, mMacNem.hap1, whole genome shotgun sequence genomic stretch:
- the LOC105498641 gene encoding mediator of DNA damage checkpoint protein 1 isoform X12 has protein sequence MKTRRRWATRQPTEIMEDTQAIDWDVEEEEETEQSSESLRCNVEPVGRLHIFSGAHGPEKDFPLHLGKNVVGRMPDCSVALPFPSISKQHAEIEILAWDKAPILRDCGSLNGTQILRPPKVLSPGVSHRLRDQELILFADLLCQYHRLDVSLPFVSRGPLTVEETPRVQGGTQPQRLLLAEDSEEEVDFLSERHVVKKSRTTSSPVAMIVPESDEEGHSPVLGGPGPPFAFNLNSDTDAEEGQQSATEEASSAARRGATIEAEQSEAEVVTEIQLEKDQPSVKERDNDTKVKRGAGNGVVPAGMILERSQPPGEDSDTDVDDDSRPPGRPAEVHLERAQPFGFIDSDTDAEEEGIPATPVVVPMKKRKIFHGVGTRGPGAPGLSHLQESQAGSDTDVEEGKAPQAVPLEKSQASMVINSDTDDEEEVSAALTLARLKESQPAVWNRDAEEDMAHHAVLLQRSQTTTGRDSDTDVEEEELPVENKQTVPKAHTKIRALVRAHSEKDQPPFGDSDDSVEADKSSPGIHLERSQASITVDINTQVEEEVPPGSAIVHMKKHQVSMEGTNQTDVKADGGPAKLLVVSLEEASPPHGDCEIDAEEGTSLAASAVADVRKSQLPAEGDAGAEWTAACLKQERAYEVGAQGGSPVAQVEQDLPTSRENLTDLVVDTDTPGESTQPQREGAQVPTGREREQHVGRTKDSEDNCDDSEDPDLQATQCFLENQGLEAVQSMEDEPTQAFMLTPPQELGPSHCSFQTTGLLNCKMPPTEKASRGDQESPDACLPPTVPEASAPPQKPLNSQSQKHLAPQPLLSPLSPSIEPTIRKTGQDRSQEAPETPLSSELEPFHPKPKIITRKSSRMTPFPATSAAPEPHPSTSTAQPVTPKPTSQATRSRTNRSSVKTPEPVVPTVPELQPSTSTDQPVTSEPTSQATRGRKNRSSVKTPEAVVPTALELHPSNSTDQPVTPKPTSQATRSRTNRSSVKTPEAVVPTALELHPSNSTDQPVTPKPTSEAIRSRTNRSSVKTPEPVVPTVPELQPSTSTDQPVASEPTSQATRGRKNRSSVKTPEAVVPTALELHPSNSTDQPVTPKPTSRTTRSRTNMSSVKTPESTVPIAPELPPSTSTEQPVITEPTYQPTRGRKNRSSVKTPETVVATAPKLQSSTSTDQPITPEPTSQATRGRTNRSSVKSPETVLRTAPELQPSTSTHQPVTAKHTSQATRGRTNRSSVKTPEPVVSTAPELQPSTSTHQPITPEPTSQATRGRTDRTSVKTPKIVVPTVPELQASTSTDQPVTSEPTSRTTRGRKNRSSVKTPETVVSTAPEPRPTTSTDQPVTPKPTSRATRGRTNRSSVKTPELIVPIAPEFHPSTSRSQLVTPEPTSRATRGRKNRSSVKTPEPAVPTAPELHPTTSTDQPVTPKPTSRATRGRTNRSSVKTPEPVEPAASDLEPFTPTDQPVTPEVIPQGSQSKTLRSSTVSAMLIPTTPEFQSPVTTDQPISPEPIPQASCIKRQRATGNPGSLTAPIDHKPCSAPLEPKSRPSRNQRWGAVRADESLTAIPEPASPQLLDIPTHASQIQKVEPAGRSRFTPELQPKASQSRKRSLAIMDSPPHQKQPQRGEVSQKTVIIKEEEEDTAEKPGKEEDVMTPKPGKRKRDQAEEEPNRIPNRSLRRTKLNQESTAPKVLFTGVVDAQGERAVLALGGSLAGSAAEASHLVTDRIRRTVKFLCALGRGIPILSLDWLHQSRKAGCFLPPDEYVVTDPEQEKNFGFSLQDALSRARERRLLEGYEIYVTPGVQPPPPQMGEIISCCGGTYLPSMPRSYKPQRVVITCPQDFPRCSVPLRVGLPLLSPEFLLTGVLKQEAKPEAFVLSPLEMSST, from the exons ATGAAGACACGGAGACGTTGGGCCACAAGGCAACCCACTGAG ATCATGGAGGACACCCAGGCTATTGACTGGGATgttgaagaagaggaggagacagagcAATCCAGTGAATCCTTGAGGTGTAATGTGGAGCCAGTAGGGCGGCTACATATCTTTAGTGGTGCCCATGGACCAGAAAAAG ATTTCCCACTACACCTCGGGAAGAATGTGGTAGGCCGAATGCCTGACTGCTCTGTGGCCCTGCCCTTTCCATCTATCTCCAAACAACATGCAGAGATTGAAATCTTAGCCTGGGACAAGGCACCTATCCTCCGAGACTGTGGGAGCCTTAATGGTACTCAAATCCTGAGACCTCCTAAGGTTTTGAGCCCTGGGGTGAGTCACCGTCTGAGGGACCAGGAATTGATTCTCTTTGCTGACTTGCTCTGCCAGTACCATCGCCTGGATGTCTCTCTGCCCTTTGTCTCCCGGGGCCCTCTGACTGTAGAAGAGACACCCAGGGTACAGGGAGGAACTCAACCCCAGAGGCTTCTGTTAGCTGAGGACTCAGAGGAGGAAGTAG attttctttctgaaagGCATGTGGTAAAAAAATCAAGGACCACATCTTCCCCCGTGGCAATGATAGTTCCAGAGAG TGATGAAGAGGGGCATTCCCCTGTCCTAGGTGGCCCTGGGCCGCCTTTTGCCTTCAATTTGAACAGTGACACAGATGCGGAAGAAGGTCAGCAATCAGCCACAGAGGAGGCCTCCTCAGCTGCCAGAAGAGGTGCCACTATAGAGGCAGAGCAGTCTGAAGCTGAAGTTGTAACTGAAATCCAGCTTGAAAAGGATCAGCCTTCAGTGAAGGAGAGGGACAATGACACAAAAGTCAAGAGGGGTGCAGGGAATGGGGTGGTTCCAGCTGGGATGATTCTGGAGAGGAGCCAACCTCCTGGAGAGGACAGTGACACAGATGTGGATGATGACAGCAGGCCTCCTGGAAGGCCAGCTGAGGTCCATTTGGAAAGGGCTCAGCCTTTTGGCTTCATCGACAGCGACACCGATGCGGAAGAAGAGGGGATTCCAGCAACCCCAGTTGTCGTTCCTATGAAGAAGAGGAAGATCTTTCATGGAGTTGGTACAAGGGGTCCTGGAGCACCAGGCCTGTCCCATCTGCAGGAGAGCCAGGCTGGTAGTGATACAGATGTGGAGGAAGGCAAGGCCCCACAGGCTGTCCCTCTGGAGAAAAGCCAAGCTTCCATGGTTATCAACAGTGATACAGATGATGAGGAAGAAGTCTCAGCAGCGCTGACTTTGGCACGTCTGAAAGAGAGCCAGCCTGCTGTATGGAACAGAGATGCAGAAGAGGACATGGCCCACCATGCGGTCCTTCTCCAGCGAAGCCAAACCACCACTGGGAGAGACAGTGACACagatgtggaggaggaagagctcCCAGTGGAAAATAAACAAACTGTCCCCAAGGCTCACACAAAGATTAGAGCCCTTGTTAGAGCACATTCAGAAAAGGACCAACCTCCTTTTGGGGACAGTGATGACAGTGTGGAAGCAGATAAGAGCTCACCTGGGATCCACCTGGAAAGAAGCCAAGCCTCCATCACAGTGGACATCAACACACAAGTGGAGGAGGAAGTCCCGCCAGGGTCAGCCATTGTACATATGAAGAAGCATCAGGTGTCTATGGAGGGGACAAATCAAACAGATGTGAAAGCAGACGGGGGACCAGCAAAGCTGCTTGTGGTATCTCTAGAGGAAGCCTCGCCTCCACATGGGGACTGTGAAATAGATGCAGAGGAGGGCACCTCCTTAGCAGCCTCAGCAGTTGCAGATGTAAGAAAGAGCCAGCTTCCAGCAGAAGGGGATGCTGGGGCAGAGTGGACTGCAGCTTGTCTTAAGCAGGAGAGAGCTTATGAGGTGGGGGCCCAGGGTGGGTCACCTGTGGCACAAGTGGAGCAGGACCTCCCTACCTCAAGAGAGAACCTCACAGATCTGGTGGTGGACACAGACACTCCAGGGGAATCCACCCAGCCACAGAGAGAGGGAGCCCAGGTCCCcacaggaagggaaagagaacaaCATGTGGGTAGGACCAAGGACTCTGAAGACAACTGTGATG ATTCTGAAGATCCGGACCTACAAGCTACCCAATGCTTTCTGGAAAATCAGGGCCTGGAAG CAGTCCAGAGCATGGAGGATGAACCTACCCAGGCCTTCATGTTGACTCCACCCCAAGAACTTGGCCCTTCCCATTGCAGCTTCCAGACAACAG gCCTCCTGAATTGCAAGATGCCACCCACTGAGAAGGCTTCCAG GGGCGATCAGGAATCTCCAGATGCTTGTCTGCCTCCTACAGTGCCTGAagcctcagccccaccccaaaAGCCCCTTAACTCTCAGAGCCAGAAACATCTTGCACCTCAGCCCCTTCTTTCTCCCCTTTCACCTTCTATCGAGCCAACCATTCGTAAGACCGGGCAGGATAGGAGTCAGGAAGCTCCAGAGACTCCCTTGTCCTCAGAGCTGGAGCCTTTCCACCCAAAGCCTAAAATCATAACTCGGAAGTCCTCCAGGATGACACCCTTTCCAGCTACCTCTGCTGCCCCTGAGCCCCACCCTTCCACCTCCACAGCCCAGCCAGTCACCCCCAAGCCCACATCTCAGGCCACTAGGAGCAGGACAAATAGGTCCTCTGTCAAGACCCCTGAACCAGTTGTCCCCACAGTCCCTGAGCTCCAGCCTTCCACCTCCACAGACCAGCCTGTCACCTCTGAGCCCACATCTCAGGCTACTAGGGGAAGAAAAAATAGATCCTCTGTCAAGACCCCTGAAGCAGTTGTGCCCACAGCCCTTGAGCTCCACCCTTCCAACTCCACAGATCAACCTGTTACCCCCAAGCCCACATCTCAGGCCACTAGGAGCAGGACAAATAGGTCCTCTGTCAAGACCCCTGAAGCAGTTGTGCCCACAGCCCTTGAGCTCCACCCTTCCAACTCCACAGATCAACCTGTCACCCCCAAGCCCACATCTGAGGCCATTAGGAGCAGGACAAATAGGTCCTCTGTCAAGACCCCTGAACCAGTTGTCCCCACAGTCCCTGAGCTCCAGCCTTCCACCTCCACAGACCAGCCTGTCGCCTCTGAGCCCACATCTCAGGCTACTAGGGGAAGAAAAAATAGATCCTCTGTCAAGACCCCTGAAGCAGTTGTACCCACAGCCCTTGAGCTCCACCCTTCCAACTCCACAGATCAACCTGTCACCCCCAAGCCCACATCTCGGACCACTAGGAGCAGGACAAATATGTCCTCTGTCAAGACCCCTGAATCAACTGTCCCTATAGCCCCTGAGCTGCCACCTTCCACCTCCACAGAGCAGCCTGTCATCACTGAGCCCACATATCAGCCTACTAGGGGAAGAAAAAATAGGTCCTCTGTCAAGACCCCTGAAACAGTTGTGGCCACAGCCCCTAAGCTCCAGTCTTCCACCTCCACAGACCAGCCTATCACTCCTGAGCCCACATCTCAGGCCACCAGGGGTAGGACAAATAGGTCCTCTGTCAAGAGCCCTGAAACAGTTCTCCGCACAGCCCCTGAGCTCCAGCCTTCCACCTCCACACACCAGCCAGTCACTGCCAAGCACACATCTCAGGCCACCAGGGGCAGGACAAATAGGTCCTCCGTCAAGACCCCTGAACCAGTTGTCTCCACAGCCCCTGAGCTCCAGCCTTCCACCTCCACACACCAGCCTATTACCCCCGAGCCTACATCTCAGGCTACTAGGGGAAGAACAGATAGAACCTCTGTCAAGACTCCTAAAATAGTTGTGCCCACAGTCCCTGAGCTCCAGGCTTCCACCTCCACAGACCAGCCTGTCACCTCTGAGCCCACATCTCGGACCACTAGGGGAAGAAAAAATAGGTCTTCTGTCAAGACCCCTGAAACAGTTGTGTCCACAGCGCCTGAGCCCCGTCCTACCACCTCCACAGACCAGCCTGTCACCCCCAAGCCCACATCTCGGGCCACTAGGGGCAGGACAAATAGGTCATCTGTCAAGACCCCTGAATTAATTGTCCCTATAGCCCCTGAGTTTCACCCTTCCACCTCCAGAAGCCAGCTTGTCACCCCTGAGCCCACATCTCGGGCCACTAGGGGCAGGAAAAATAGGTCCTCTGTCAAGACCCCTGAACCAGCTGTCCCCACAGCCCCTGAGCTCCATCCTACCACCTCCACAGACCAGCCTGTCACCCCCAAGCCCACATCTAGGGCCACTAGGGGAAGGACAAATAGGTCCTCTGTCAAGACTCCTGAACCAGTTGAACCAGCAGCCTCTGATCTTGAGCCTTTTACCCCCACAGACCAGCCTGTCACCCCTGAGGTCATACCTCAGGGTAGTCAGAGCAAAACACTGAGGTCTTCCACAGTAAGTGCTATGCTAATTCCTACTACCCCTGAATTCCAATCTCCTGTCACCACAGACCAGCCCATTTCCCCTGAGCCTATTCCTCAAGCCAGTTGCATCAAGAGGCAGAGAGCCACTGGGAATCCTGGCTCCCTCACAGCTCCCATTGACCATAAGCCTTGCTCTGCACCCCTGGAACCTAAATCCCGGCCCTCAAGGAACCAAAGATGGGGAGCAGTGAGAGCAGATGAATCCCTTACAGCCATTCCTGAGCCTGCCTCTCCCCAGCTGCTTGATATACCAACTCATGCCTCCCAGATCCAAAAAGTGGAACCAGCAGGTAGATCTAGGTTCACCCCAGAGCTCCAGCCTAAGGCCTCTCAAAGCCGCAAGAGGTCTTTAGCTATCATGGATTCACCACCACATCAAAAACAGCCCCAAAGAGGGGAAGTCTCCCAGAAGACAGTGATTatcaaggaagaggaagaagatacTGCAGAGAAGCCAGGGAAGGAAGAG GATGTCATGACTCCaaaaccaggcaagagaaagagagaccaggCAGAGGAGGAGCCCAACAGAATACCGAACCGCAGCCTCCGACGGACCAAACTTAACCAAGAGTCAACAGCCCCCAAA GTGCTCTTCACAGGAGTGGTGGATGCTCAGGGAGAGCGGGCCGTGCTGGCACTGGGGGGAAGTCTGGCTGGTTCAGCGGCAGAGGCTTCCCACCTGGTCACTGATCGCATCCGCCGGACAGTCAAGTTCCTGTGTGCCCTGGGGCGGGGAATCCCCATTCTCTCCCTGGACTGGCTGCATCAG TCCCGCAAGGCCGGTTGCTTCTTACCCCCGGATGAATATGTGGTGACCGACCCTGAGCAAGAGAAGAACTTTGGCTTTAGCCTTCAAGACGCACTGAGTCGGGCTCGGGAGCGAAGGCTGCTGGAG GGCTATGAGATCTATGTGACCCCTGGAGTCCAGCCACCACCACCTCAGATGGGAGAGATCATTAGCTGCTGTGGAGGCACATACCTACCCAGCATGCCTCGGTCCTATAAG CCTCAGAGAGTTGTGATCACATGCCCTCAGGATTTCCCTCGTTGCTCTGTTCCACTGCGTGTTGGGCTGCCCCTCCTCTCACCTGAGTTCCTGCTGACTGGAGTGCTGAAGCAGGAAGCCAAGCCAGAGGCCTTTGTCCTTTCCCCTTTGGAGATGTCATCTACCTGA